A single Oncorhynchus tshawytscha isolate Ot180627B linkage group LG01, Otsh_v2.0, whole genome shotgun sequence DNA region contains:
- the LOC112252614 gene encoding mini-chromosome maintenance complex-binding protein-like, whose product MSLNTNTMNSLHLVPKKDSVANQLVSGALQLARDTALFLDELQLEHGQLDTSGVWNIPALGNLISWQKVDYDFNYHKVEFPCNINGLITSEGRSLLPVRTKASNKILLATSAIPSDKYVCVVKCLCS is encoded by the exons ATGAGCCTCAATACCAACACCATGAACAGCCTGCATCTGGTGCCCAAGAAGGACTCCGTGGCTAACCAGCTGGTGAGTGGAGCCTTGCAGCTGGCCAGGGACACTGCCCTcttcctggatgagctgcagCTGGAGCATGGTCAACTGGACACCTCAG GTGTCTGGAACATCCCGGCTCTGGGGAACCTGATTTCCTGGCAGAAGGTTGATTATGACTTCAACTACCACAAGGTGGAATTCCCCTGCAATATTAATGGGCTCATCACATCAGAGGGCAGATCCCTGCTACCAGTGAGGACAAAGGcgtcaaataaaattttattggcCACATCCGCAATACCGTCtgataagtatgtgtgtgtagtgaaatgcttgtgttcctag